A single window of Syntrophus aciditrophicus SB DNA harbors:
- a CDS encoding formate/nitrite transporter family protein — translation MAYKPVEVVDLAGNAGMYKGNLGIPNWLIRSFMAGLFIAVGAALCTVCGTGVDKTLGPGFKSLIAGSVFPVGLIAIVLTGMSLFTGDTMLIPMAVFQKKSTWSKVWNAWFWVYIGNFIGSLFWAYLMVIGPFSKGGGPELTVFGQNAIAIAEAKTLPYIAVGSIGMWSAFMKGIACNLLVNVAILLALSSKNMIGKFFGIWFPIMAFVATGFEHSVANMYFIPTGIMLGANVSWAQFVQWNLIPVTLGNIVGGFIFIGAVYFYSFKKELSTMSPT, via the coding sequence ATGGCGTACAAACCGGTAGAAGTTGTTGATTTGGCAGGGAACGCGGGCATGTACAAGGGAAATCTGGGCATACCCAATTGGCTGATAAGAAGTTTTATGGCTGGTCTTTTTATCGCGGTGGGCGCCGCACTTTGTACCGTCTGTGGGACCGGGGTGGATAAAACACTGGGACCGGGGTTCAAGTCACTGATTGCAGGCTCGGTCTTCCCTGTAGGCCTCATTGCCATCGTACTGACAGGCATGTCCCTGTTCACGGGCGATACGATGCTTATTCCCATGGCTGTCTTCCAGAAAAAAAGCACATGGAGTAAAGTGTGGAATGCCTGGTTCTGGGTATACATCGGTAATTTTATCGGTTCTCTTTTCTGGGCATACCTGATGGTTATCGGTCCCTTCAGCAAAGGCGGCGGTCCCGAATTAACGGTCTTCGGACAGAATGCCATCGCGATCGCGGAAGCGAAGACGCTTCCTTACATCGCAGTGGGAAGTATCGGCATGTGGTCCGCTTTCATGAAGGGCATCGCCTGTAACCTTCTCGTGAATGTGGCCATATTGCTTGCTTTGTCATCAAAGAACATGATCGGAAAATTTTTCGGAATCTGGTTCCCCATCATGGCCTTCGTCGCCACCGGATTTGAGCACTCAGTCGCCAATATGTATTTCATTCCCACCGGCATCATGCTGGGCGCTAATGTCTCCTGGGCGCAGTTCGTTCAGTGGAACCTGATCCCTGTTACCCTGGGAAATATTGTGGGCGGATTTATCTTTATCGGTGCGGTTTATTTCTATTCGTTCAAAAAAGAGCTTTCCACGATGTCCCCGACATAG
- a CDS encoding phenylacetate--CoA ligase family protein — translation MIFNKEFELMPEKKLKELQLERIKWTVNHAYNNSEYYRKKYDAAGFHPDQIKSFDDMRRIPFQMKQEMRENYPFGLFAVPLSKIVRVHSSSGTTGNATVVGYTRNDIDVFAEVVARCLAAAGADENDVIQIGYGYGLFTGGLGVHYGAERLGAMVVPISTGNTDRQLMLIKDFGTTAVCCTPSFALSIADYIEKKRPDYDIRSTKLRIGVFGAEPWSEPMRREIESRLGISAYDIYGLSEVIGPGVSSECSEKSGLHVNEDHFYVEVIDPETGEVLPEGEKGEIVYTSLTKEAFPNIRYRSRDITRLYHDGCRCGRTFVKMEKVMGRTDDMLIIKGVNVFPSQIEDVLMSVEGTEPHYQIFVDRRGALDEIEVKVEVNEKLFSDEVKFLDAVKNRISDRFRKTIGISAKITLVEPMTIERSEGKAKRVVDNRKF, via the coding sequence ATGATTTTCAATAAAGAATTTGAGCTGATGCCCGAGAAGAAGCTGAAAGAACTTCAACTCGAAAGGATCAAGTGGACGGTCAATCACGCCTATAACAACAGTGAATACTACAGGAAGAAATATGACGCGGCCGGCTTTCATCCGGATCAGATCAAATCGTTCGATGATATGCGGCGCATCCCTTTCCAGATGAAGCAGGAGATGAGGGAAAACTATCCTTTCGGCCTTTTTGCGGTTCCCCTGAGCAAGATCGTCCGGGTTCACTCCTCTTCCGGTACAACGGGAAACGCGACGGTCGTAGGTTATACAAGGAATGATATCGATGTTTTCGCTGAGGTTGTCGCCAGGTGTCTGGCGGCGGCCGGGGCCGATGAAAATGATGTCATTCAGATCGGCTATGGTTATGGTCTTTTCACAGGGGGGCTCGGCGTTCATTACGGGGCTGAACGGCTTGGGGCCATGGTCGTGCCCATCTCCACGGGAAATACCGACAGGCAGCTCATGCTGATCAAGGATTTCGGCACGACAGCAGTGTGCTGCACCCCCTCCTTTGCCTTGAGTATAGCGGATTACATCGAGAAAAAAAGGCCCGATTATGACATCAGGTCTACAAAGCTGCGTATTGGGGTGTTCGGCGCGGAGCCCTGGTCTGAACCGATGAGGAGGGAGATTGAATCCCGGCTGGGGATCAGTGCCTATGACATCTACGGACTGTCCGAGGTCATCGGCCCCGGGGTGTCCAGCGAATGTTCCGAGAAATCCGGACTCCATGTCAACGAGGATCATTTCTACGTGGAGGTCATCGATCCGGAAACCGGGGAGGTTCTGCCTGAAGGCGAGAAGGGGGAGATCGTTTACACCTCCCTGACCAAGGAGGCCTTCCCCAATATCCGCTACCGGTCCCGGGATATCACCCGACTGTATCATGACGGATGCCGCTGCGGCAGGACCTTCGTCAAGATGGAAAAGGTGATGGGAAGAACGGATGATATGCTGATCATCAAGGGGGTCAACGTCTTTCCTTCCCAGATCGAGGATGTCCTTATGTCTGTGGAGGGTACGGAACCTCATTATCAGATCTTCGTCGACCGGCGGGGAGCCCTCGATGAAATCGAGGTCAAGGTTGAGGTTAACGAAAAGCTGTTCTCCGATGAAGTCAAGTTCCTGGATGCCGTCAAGAACAGGATCAGTGATCGTTTCCGGAAAACGATCGGGATTTCCGCGAAGATCACCCTTGTGGAACCCATGACCATCGAGAGGAGTGAAGGAAAAGCGAAGAGGGTGGTCGACAACAGGAAGTTTTAA
- a CDS encoding sigma-54 interaction domain-containing protein: MSKQREKTAPRERDTILDSIADGVFSVDDRWRITSFNRAAEKITGVSREDAVGQRCKDVLKAEICDRGCLLKKTMETGKPVVNRTVYIVNAEGRRLPISISTALLRDEDDRIIGAVETFRDLSLEEQLRKKIEARYSFEDIISRNHRMHELFSILPDIANSTSTVLIEGESGTGKELVARAIHNLSTRKSRPFVAVNCGALPDTLLESELFGYKAGAFTDARKDKPGRFKLAEKGTLFLDEIGDVSPAMQVRLLRVLQEKTYEPLGSVESVRHDVRIIAATNKKLPDLVREGKFREDLYYRINIVRLELPPLRERMEDIPLLVDHFIGHFNVLQNKEIAGVTDEALACLMTYTYPGNIRELENIIERAFILCKSGMIDRIHLPDPVCGISGAAEIPAWESMSFRDMEAIFLTNVLRRNAWNKSRTARELGIHKSTLFRKLKALGIRSPDKTQEKS, translated from the coding sequence ATGAGCAAACAGAGAGAAAAGACCGCCCCCCGGGAAAGGGACACCATTCTTGATTCCATCGCGGACGGGGTTTTTTCCGTGGACGACCGGTGGCGCATCACGTCCTTCAATCGCGCGGCGGAGAAGATTACCGGCGTTTCCCGCGAGGATGCCGTGGGACAGCGCTGCAAGGATGTACTCAAGGCCGAGATCTGCGACCGCGGCTGCCTTCTGAAGAAAACCATGGAAACGGGAAAACCGGTGGTCAACCGCACGGTCTACATCGTCAATGCCGAAGGCCGGCGGCTGCCCATCAGCATCTCCACGGCGCTGCTGCGCGACGAAGACGACCGGATTATCGGCGCCGTGGAAACATTTCGGGATCTCAGTCTGGAAGAGCAGCTTCGAAAGAAGATCGAAGCACGCTATTCCTTCGAGGACATCATCTCCCGGAATCACCGGATGCATGAACTCTTCAGCATTCTTCCGGATATAGCAAACAGCACCAGCACGGTTCTCATCGAGGGTGAGAGCGGCACGGGAAAGGAACTCGTCGCCAGGGCCATTCACAACCTCAGTACGCGGAAAAGCAGACCCTTTGTTGCAGTCAATTGCGGCGCCCTGCCGGATACGCTTCTGGAATCGGAACTGTTCGGGTACAAGGCCGGCGCCTTCACGGATGCGCGGAAGGACAAGCCGGGCCGCTTCAAACTGGCGGAGAAAGGCACCCTTTTCCTCGATGAAATCGGAGACGTCTCGCCGGCCATGCAGGTCCGGCTGCTTCGCGTCCTCCAGGAAAAGACCTATGAACCCCTGGGATCCGTGGAAAGTGTCCGGCACGATGTCCGGATAATCGCGGCAACAAACAAAAAACTCCCGGACCTGGTCAGGGAAGGCAAATTCCGGGAGGATCTCTATTACCGGATCAACATCGTCAGGCTGGAACTCCCCCCCCTACGGGAAAGAATGGAGGACATTCCCCTGCTGGTCGATCACTTCATCGGACATTTCAACGTTCTTCAGAACAAGGAGATCGCCGGGGTGACCGATGAAGCCCTGGCCTGCCTGATGACCTATACATATCCCGGCAACATCCGGGAGCTGGAGAACATTATCGAACGTGCCTTCATCCTCTGCAAATCCGGGATGATCGACCGGATCCACCTGCCTGACCCGGTTTGCGGGATCTCCGGCGCCGCTGAGATCCCGGCGTGGGAATCCATGTCCTTCCGGGATATGGAAGCAATATTTCTGACCAACGTTCTCCGGAGGAACGCCTGGAACAAAAGCCGGACCGCCCGGGAACTCGGGATTCACAAAAGCACCCTTTTCCGGAAGCTGAAGGCTCTGGGCATTCGCTCACCCGACAAAACTCAGGAAAAATCATGA
- a CDS encoding NifB/NifX family molybdenum-iron cluster-binding protein, giving the protein MKSAIPVCGQDIALVFDDADCLLVIEIGEKGVYREERLRCTGRTMIDRANQLRSLGVNLLICGAISCPLQRMIEASGIDIIPFVRGNAAEVFDAWLRKGLADRRFFLPGRRILPNGRLCRGLQARCRNRGERKDQR; this is encoded by the coding sequence ATGAAATCAGCCATTCCGGTTTGCGGGCAGGACATAGCTCTGGTTTTTGATGACGCGGATTGCCTGCTCGTTATCGAGATCGGGGAAAAAGGTGTGTACAGAGAGGAACGGTTGCGCTGTACCGGCAGAACAATGATCGACAGGGCAAACCAGTTGAGATCTCTTGGCGTAAATCTCCTGATCTGCGGGGCGATTTCGTGCCCGCTGCAGCGAATGATCGAAGCATCGGGAATCGACATCATTCCCTTTGTGCGGGGAAATGCGGCGGAGGTGTTTGATGCCTGGCTCCGAAAAGGTCTCGCAGATAGGCGTTTTTTTCTGCCTGGGAGGCGTATCCTGCCGAATGGCCGCTTGTGCAGAGGATTGCAGGCGCGCTGCCGCAACAGAGGGGAAAGGAAAGATCAGAGATGA
- a CDS encoding indolepyruvate oxidoreductase subunit beta, with the protein MTTNIIFTGVGGQGVILAGKVLMEVALRAGFDVKESEVHGMAQRGGSVECQVRFGEKVYSPLIPLGSADVIVSFELLESLRKIEYLAPEGKYLVNRAKIEPAPVVTGSMKYPEDIEGWLKGHIPGAVILDTGAALKEAGSSKSLNIVMLGALSRFLEFTEEEWTAALKATVKEKFLDMNLKAFQLGRSLTASS; encoded by the coding sequence ATGACGACCAATATCATATTCACAGGGGTTGGAGGACAGGGCGTAATCCTTGCCGGCAAGGTTCTCATGGAAGTCGCGCTCAGGGCGGGTTTCGATGTCAAGGAATCCGAGGTGCACGGCATGGCCCAGCGGGGCGGCAGCGTTGAATGCCAGGTCCGGTTTGGGGAAAAGGTCTATTCCCCCCTGATTCCCCTGGGCAGCGCGGATGTGATCGTGAGCTTCGAGCTGCTTGAATCTCTGAGGAAGATCGAATATCTGGCCCCGGAAGGAAAATACCTCGTCAATCGGGCAAAGATTGAGCCGGCCCCGGTCGTGACGGGCAGCATGAAGTATCCGGAGGACATCGAAGGATGGCTGAAGGGTCATATCCCGGGCGCCGTCATCCTCGACACCGGTGCCGCTCTGAAAGAAGCGGGCTCGTCGAAATCCCTGAACATTGTCATGCTGGGCGCCCTTTCCCGGTTTCTTGAATTTACCGAAGAAGAGTGGACGGCCGCCTTGAAGGCAACCGTCAAGGAAAAATTCCTCGATATGAATCTCAAGGCGTTTCAACTCGGCAGAAGCCTGACCGCCTCGAGTTAA
- the iorA gene encoding indolepyruvate ferredoxin oxidoreductase subunit alpha: MEKKLLLANEAIALGAWEAGCRVATAYPGTPSTEIMEAMARNHRDVKSQWSSNEKVALEVAMGATVAGARALAAMKHVGLNVAADPLFTVSYAGVKGGLVIINADDPNAWSSQNEQDNRHYARAAKLPMLEPSNSQEAKDFTKLAFEISEEFDRPVIVRITTRVAHSQGVVEVGRREEVPLKEYSRMPQKHVMIPAHARPRHFFIEEMLKKLKDYSNRSEINRIEWAGRKRGIIADGVAYQYVKEVCPEDSVLKIGMVWPLPDALIREFAQGVDEVFVVEELDPFIEDYIKAMGIRVTGKEIIPICGELTPDIVDVALNGKRKADLYPAYKESPVPPRPPGLCRGCPHGWVFQVLKKLDLTVNGDIGCYTLAALPPYSSLHTQFCMGASIGMHLGFEKALGEEFAAKSVAVIGDSTFIHSGITPLIDLVYNKGTGTVIILDNRITAMTGHQDNPGTGRTLMGEETYALDFEALARAVGVKRVVTVDPRDMEKLEQVVREETAAREPSVIISKRKCILAR, translated from the coding sequence ATGGAAAAAAAGCTTCTGCTCGCCAATGAGGCGATAGCCCTGGGCGCCTGGGAGGCTGGATGCCGCGTAGCCACAGCCTATCCGGGAACCCCCAGTACGGAGATCATGGAGGCCATGGCAAGGAATCACCGGGATGTCAAATCCCAGTGGTCCTCCAACGAGAAGGTGGCCCTTGAGGTTGCCATGGGTGCGACGGTTGCGGGGGCGCGCGCCCTTGCAGCCATGAAACATGTGGGGCTCAATGTAGCCGCCGATCCCCTGTTTACGGTTTCCTATGCCGGGGTGAAGGGCGGACTGGTCATCATCAATGCCGATGATCCGAACGCCTGGAGTTCCCAGAATGAACAGGACAACCGCCATTACGCAAGGGCTGCCAAGCTTCCGATGCTCGAGCCGTCGAATTCTCAGGAGGCAAAGGATTTCACGAAACTGGCCTTTGAGATATCCGAGGAGTTTGATCGGCCGGTGATTGTCCGGATCACGACCCGCGTGGCCCATTCGCAGGGAGTCGTGGAGGTCGGACGCAGGGAAGAGGTTCCTCTGAAGGAATACTCGCGCATGCCCCAGAAGCATGTGATGATTCCGGCGCACGCCAGACCGAGGCATTTCTTTATCGAAGAAATGTTGAAAAAGCTCAAAGATTACAGCAACAGGTCGGAGATCAACCGGATCGAATGGGCGGGCAGGAAACGGGGCATCATTGCCGACGGAGTGGCGTATCAGTATGTCAAAGAGGTCTGTCCAGAGGATTCGGTGCTGAAAATCGGCATGGTCTGGCCTCTGCCCGACGCTCTGATCCGCGAATTCGCCCAGGGTGTGGATGAGGTTTTTGTCGTTGAAGAACTCGATCCCTTCATCGAAGATTATATAAAGGCGATGGGGATCAGGGTTACCGGCAAGGAGATCATTCCGATCTGCGGCGAGCTCACGCCTGATATTGTGGACGTCGCGCTGAACGGCAAAAGGAAAGCGGATCTGTATCCCGCATACAAGGAAAGCCCTGTTCCGCCAAGACCTCCGGGATTATGCAGGGGATGCCCTCATGGGTGGGTGTTCCAGGTGCTGAAAAAGCTCGATCTTACCGTTAACGGAGACATCGGGTGTTACACCCTCGCGGCGCTTCCTCCCTATTCCTCACTGCACACTCAGTTCTGCATGGGGGCGAGCATCGGCATGCACCTCGGCTTTGAAAAGGCGCTGGGAGAGGAATTCGCCGCAAAAAGCGTTGCCGTCATCGGCGATTCCACCTTCATCCATTCGGGCATCACGCCTTTGATTGACCTGGTCTATAACAAAGGAACAGGCACGGTGATTATCCTGGACAACAGGATCACGGCCATGACCGGCCATCAGGATAATCCCGGAACAGGCCGGACCCTTATGGGAGAGGAAACCTACGCCCTGGATTTCGAGGCCCTGGCCAGGGCTGTGGGCGTAAAGAGGGTCGTCACCGTCGATCCCCGGGATATGGAAAAATTGGAACAGGTTGTGAGGGAGGAGACCGCGGCGAGAGAGCCCTCCGTAATCATCTCTAAGAGAAAATGCATACTTGCGAGGTAA
- a CDS encoding ACT domain-containing protein, with protein sequence MNVTQLSVFLENKPGRLQNILRILYENNINITALTISETQEYGVLRMIVNDPDKAQQALKGDNITSRMTDVLAIEIDDKPGSLFKVIEAFSKRGMNIEYMYAFPGKNEHKCVMIFRFENIEAAKNILATEGYTIVKKIDLIGE encoded by the coding sequence ATGAACGTTACGCAATTATCCGTTTTTCTGGAGAACAAACCGGGACGCCTTCAAAATATCCTGCGCATTCTTTATGAGAACAACATCAACATCACCGCGCTGACCATTTCCGAGACACAGGAATACGGCGTCCTGCGGATGATCGTCAATGACCCGGACAAGGCCCAGCAGGCTCTGAAAGGGGACAACATCACATCCCGGATGACGGATGTTCTGGCTATCGAGATCGACGACAAGCCCGGTTCCCTGTTCAAGGTTATCGAAGCCTTTTCAAAAAGGGGGATGAACATCGAATATATGTACGCCTTTCCGGGAAAGAACGAGCACAAGTGCGTCATGATCTTCCGGTTCGAAAATATCGAGGCCGCGAAGAACATTCTTGCCACGGAAGGTTATACCATCGTTAAGAAGATAGATCTGATCGGAGAGTGA
- a CDS encoding NifB/NifX family molybdenum-iron cluster-binding protein: MKIAITSQGKEQNSQPDMSFGRAKWFIIYDEDTGRLEAIENAQNVQTAHGAGINAAQTVADLGAGVVLTGNVGPNAFRTLQAAGIRIVLFDKNRKTVEDVLQGWKTGDFSEATKATVKGHRV, translated from the coding sequence ATGAAAATAGCGATTACGTCTCAAGGAAAGGAACAGAACAGTCAACCGGACATGAGCTTCGGAAGGGCCAAATGGTTCATTATTTATGATGAGGATACAGGCCGCTTGGAAGCAATTGAAAATGCTCAGAATGTTCAGACAGCGCATGGGGCCGGCATCAATGCCGCGCAAACGGTTGCCGACCTGGGAGCCGGCGTGGTATTGACGGGAAATGTGGGACCCAATGCTTTTCGGACGCTTCAGGCTGCCGGAATCAGAATCGTGCTCTTCGACAAGAATCGAAAAACCGTGGAGGATGTTCTTCAGGGATGGAAGACCGGCGATTTTTCCGAAGCAACCAAAGCCACGGTTAAAGGTCATCGGGTTTAA
- a CDS encoding ATP-binding protein: protein MKIAIASGKGGTGKTTVAVNFAQVLAAAGQEVTLLDCDVEEPNVHLFLHPEFDSVSAVETTIPQVDEEKCTGCRVCAEVCEYHALAVLGKNVLVFPELCHACGACVRFCPEEAIVEIPREIGTIRKGRKGKIRLIEGRLNVGEVMSPAVIERVKKIGLDGKIGIIDAPPGTSCPVIAAVRDTDGVLLVTEPTPFGLYDLKLAVGMVRLLGIPCAVAINRSDLGEKELWRYCSDERIPIILEIPNDRRIAEAYSRGRTIIEELPEYREKFLQGWQALLESCSIA from the coding sequence TTGAAAATCGCTATAGCAAGTGGAAAAGGGGGAACGGGAAAAACGACGGTGGCAGTCAATTTTGCCCAGGTTCTGGCAGCTGCCGGTCAGGAGGTCACTCTGCTGGACTGTGATGTGGAAGAACCCAATGTCCACCTTTTTCTTCATCCGGAATTCGATTCTGTTTCGGCTGTAGAAACAACAATCCCTCAAGTGGATGAGGAAAAGTGCACGGGGTGCAGGGTGTGCGCCGAAGTCTGCGAGTATCACGCTCTGGCCGTTCTCGGGAAGAACGTCCTGGTTTTTCCCGAACTTTGTCACGCCTGCGGCGCCTGTGTCCGGTTTTGCCCGGAAGAAGCCATTGTCGAGATACCACGGGAGATCGGCACGATTCGGAAGGGAAGAAAAGGAAAAATCCGCCTGATCGAAGGCAGGTTGAATGTGGGCGAGGTCATGTCGCCGGCAGTCATCGAGAGGGTCAAAAAAATCGGGCTTGACGGAAAAATCGGGATTATCGACGCCCCGCCGGGCACTTCCTGCCCCGTCATCGCCGCGGTCAGGGACACGGATGGCGTTCTGCTTGTCACGGAGCCCACGCCTTTCGGCCTTTATGACCTGAAGCTTGCCGTCGGAATGGTCCGGCTCCTTGGAATACCCTGCGCCGTGGCCATCAATCGTTCCGATCTCGGAGAAAAGGAATTATGGCGTTACTGCTCCGATGAGCGCATCCCCATTATCCTTGAAATTCCCAATGACCGGCGGATCGCGGAGGCTTATTCGCGCGGCAGAACCATTATCGAGGAACTCCCCGAATATCGGGAAAAGTTCCTCCAGGGATGGCAGGCCCTGCTGGAAAGTTGCTCTATAGCGTAA
- a CDS encoding DUF6125 family protein — translation MMNEKEVTEGKEKAIARVVDGLRLSLIHYGIWFKEVEYQLGLQSAMELEEQTWQTVFPIIMKRLARVLGFETDSRGIPLRLYGKSEEELQEILSALSANWLASDGVWFQSVEKRHEMYTAKRCNDTCWSRFSPLEAFHLKALLALPEKGGLNALEEALRHRLYVNLNEYAIERPDERTMIYRMKRCRVQETRERKGLEDYPCKSGGIVEYTTFARTIDPAIVTECLGCPPDPHPRDWFCSWKFTLS, via the coding sequence ATGATGAATGAAAAAGAAGTGACGGAGGGGAAGGAAAAAGCCATTGCCCGGGTTGTGGACGGATTGAGACTCAGCCTTATCCATTACGGCATATGGTTCAAGGAAGTCGAATATCAGCTTGGCCTGCAGAGCGCCATGGAACTGGAGGAACAGACCTGGCAGACCGTCTTTCCCATCATCATGAAGCGCCTGGCGCGGGTCCTGGGATTTGAGACCGATTCCCGGGGAATTCCGCTCCGGCTGTACGGTAAGTCCGAGGAAGAACTGCAGGAAATTCTTTCAGCCCTTTCGGCCAACTGGCTCGCTTCCGACGGAGTCTGGTTCCAGAGTGTGGAAAAAAGGCACGAGATGTATACCGCCAAAAGATGCAACGACACCTGCTGGAGCCGCTTCTCTCCGCTTGAAGCCTTTCACCTCAAGGCTCTGCTCGCCCTTCCGGAAAAAGGCGGTCTGAATGCCCTGGAAGAGGCATTGCGCCATCGTCTCTATGTGAACCTCAATGAATATGCAATAGAGCGGCCCGACGAGCGTACGATGATCTACCGGATGAAGCGGTGTCGGGTACAGGAAACAAGAGAACGCAAAGGGCTGGAAGACTACCCCTGCAAGTCCGGAGGCATCGTCGAGTACACCACCTTTGCCCGAACGATCGATCCCGCCATCGTAACGGAGTGTCTGGGCTGTCCCCCCGATCCCCATCCCCGGGACTGGTTCTGCTCCTGGAAATTTACCCTGTCTTAA
- a CDS encoding Mrp/NBP35 family ATP-binding protein → MGSCSSCNSGNSLEGEGCSMAGGQSDKGMANLSEDEKLKRNMERIAHKILVLSGKGGVGKSTVAVNLAIALALEGMRVGLLDVDFHGPSVPTLLHLEGRRPEVTENGMLPITIEGGMKVMSLGFLLQRPDDAVIWRGPLKIGAIKQLLGDVEWGDLDYLVIDFPPGTGDEPLTVAQTIPEADGAVVVTTPQDVSTIDVSKSVTFCRQLNIPVLGVVENMSGLVCPHCSKVIDLFKQGGGEAMAKRMDVPFLGRIPLDPEIVEASDAGRPFIYHHQNTEAAAAFRRIVESLLKLRKSA, encoded by the coding sequence ATGGGTTCATGCAGTTCATGTAATTCAGGAAATTCCCTGGAGGGTGAAGGCTGCTCGATGGCGGGAGGTCAGTCGGATAAAGGGATGGCAAATCTCAGCGAAGATGAAAAGCTGAAAAGAAACATGGAGCGCATCGCTCACAAGATCCTGGTTCTTTCGGGAAAGGGCGGGGTCGGGAAAAGCACCGTCGCCGTCAATCTGGCGATTGCTCTGGCCCTCGAAGGAATGCGGGTGGGCCTTCTGGATGTGGATTTTCACGGTCCCAGCGTTCCCACGCTCCTTCATCTTGAGGGGAGAAGGCCGGAGGTCACCGAAAACGGGATGCTTCCCATCACAATCGAAGGCGGTATGAAGGTCATGTCTCTGGGATTTCTGCTGCAGCGTCCGGATGACGCGGTGATATGGCGCGGGCCGTTGAAAATCGGCGCGATCAAGCAGCTCCTTGGGGATGTGGAATGGGGCGATCTGGACTACCTGGTCATCGATTTCCCTCCCGGCACGGGAGACGAACCGCTCACCGTGGCCCAGACGATCCCGGAAGCGGACGGCGCCGTCGTGGTAACCACCCCCCAGGATGTCTCGACGATCGACGTCAGCAAATCCGTCACATTCTGCCGTCAGCTGAACATCCCCGTTCTGGGCGTTGTTGAGAACATGAGCGGTCTGGTCTGTCCGCACTGTTCAAAAGTGATCGACCTGTTCAAACAGGGAGGCGGCGAGGCCATGGCCAAGCGGATGGATGTTCCCTTCCTGGGACGGATACCCCTGGATCCTGAAATTGTGGAAGCCTCGGACGCGGGACGTCCCTTTATCTATCACCATCAGAACACAGAGGCCGCCGCCGCGTTCCGCCGGATCGTCGAATCGCTGCTGAAGCTCCGGAAATCAGCATAA
- a CDS encoding ATP-binding protein, with product MKEIVVISGKGGTGKTSIVASFAFLAERKVLADCDVDAADLHLVLAPTIEYQEDFSGGGKARIDPERCIGCGLCMGLCRFGAISSSKNEAGRDAGELEKPCVNPLLCEGCKLCVRACPEQAIDFEPHIDGRMFISSTDYGPMVHAGLGIGQGNSGKLVALVREKARNVAQEKGLDLVIIDGSPGIGCPVIASITGVDLVLAVTEPTVSGRHDLLRVSELTSHFQIPLLVCVNKWDLNPEVAGQIEELALERGARLAGRVRYDPAVTQAMVARKSMAEFSKEGAAEDIRKLWRTVSEN from the coding sequence ATGAAAGAAATCGTAGTGATCAGCGGAAAAGGTGGAACGGGGAAAACCAGTATCGTGGCAAGCTTTGCCTTTCTTGCGGAACGGAAGGTGCTGGCCGATTGCGACGTTGACGCGGCGGATCTTCATCTGGTCCTTGCCCCGACAATTGAATACCAGGAAGATTTCAGCGGAGGAGGAAAGGCGCGGATCGATCCCGAACGCTGTATCGGCTGCGGCCTCTGCATGGGGTTGTGCCGTTTCGGAGCCATTTCTTCCTCAAAAAACGAGGCGGGCAGAGATGCCGGTGAATTGGAGAAACCCTGTGTCAATCCACTGCTGTGCGAAGGATGCAAGCTCTGTGTGCGGGCCTGTCCCGAGCAGGCCATCGATTTCGAACCGCACATCGACGGGCGGATGTTTATTTCTTCAACAGATTATGGTCCCATGGTTCACGCCGGACTGGGCATCGGACAGGGAAATTCCGGAAAGCTGGTCGCACTTGTCCGCGAAAAGGCTCGCAACGTCGCTCAGGAAAAAGGGCTGGATCTTGTGATCATCGACGGATCGCCGGGCATCGGCTGTCCGGTGATCGCCTCTATTACGGGAGTGGATCTCGTGCTTGCCGTTACCGAACCGACCGTTTCGGGCAGGCACGACCTGCTTCGGGTATCGGAATTGACGTCTCACTTTCAGATTCCTCTGCTGGTTTGTGTCAATAAGTGGGATTTGAATCCGGAAGTTGCCGGACAGATTGAAGAACTGGCCCTGGAACGGGGCGCGCGACTGGCGGGACGAGTCCGGTATGATCCGGCTGTCACACAGGCCATGGTGGCCCGGAAAAGCATGGCGGAATTCTCAAAGGAAGGGGCAGCGGAAGACATCCGGAAATTGTGGCGGACAGTCTCTGAAAATTGA